A stretch of the Bacillus sp. B-jedd genome encodes the following:
- a CDS encoding ABC transporter substrate-binding protein has translation MFKKRFVALTSAAVLGLGLLAGCTGGDKKDSASDSKKPVEISVWLTPQWKGVMDANEKGADFDSFFKYAADKFTKQYKDHNVKINVEVIAGDQRDELLNVNLNGGTPPDIFFESTFAMGDYAHRGALVPLNDIVDEDAKKDIASNYWDSVTFGDDVYFYPFSHMPGTLVYNADMFKAAGLEKYVGDKNDIKTWTLADYETILKTLKKDLPKDKYSNAYPMGLYALNNQGDTWNLAYLRMFGNKFFDDKANIVLDDANGAKAANWLKKIYDEKLTNPGAESVSSNDVNAMFQNQQVAVSFTNSVLYKNALADMEAGKAPKFDARLANIPSESGDPLTFTYVTGASVFNTGDDTKIKISKDFVKFFSTDPELVKASKNGVPVRTSVVDEFKADNPLFEAYDKNAQYMFNFTGSVPGYGELRQVLYPELQALYTGEKTGEQVVKDYQKKGNEVIKNAKESSVIFNK, from the coding sequence ATGTTCAAGAAACGCTTTGTAGCTTTGACTTCGGCTGCAGTGCTAGGCCTTGGCCTTCTTGCTGGCTGTACCGGCGGGGATAAAAAGGACAGCGCTTCCGATTCAAAGAAACCAGTTGAAATTTCCGTTTGGCTGACTCCGCAATGGAAGGGAGTCATGGATGCGAATGAGAAGGGTGCTGATTTTGATAGCTTCTTCAAATACGCAGCCGACAAGTTCACCAAGCAATACAAAGACCATAATGTCAAAATCAACGTCGAAGTGATCGCGGGCGACCAGCGCGATGAACTGTTGAACGTCAATCTGAACGGGGGTACACCTCCGGATATTTTCTTCGAAAGCACATTCGCAATGGGCGACTACGCCCACAGGGGAGCGCTTGTTCCACTGAACGACATTGTTGATGAAGATGCCAAGAAGGATATTGCCAGCAATTACTGGGATAGCGTAACTTTCGGCGACGATGTTTACTTCTATCCATTCTCGCACATGCCGGGAACTCTCGTTTATAACGCCGATATGTTCAAAGCTGCCGGCCTCGAGAAGTACGTTGGCGACAAAAACGATATCAAGACTTGGACTCTCGCAGATTATGAAACTATCCTGAAAACATTGAAGAAGGACCTTCCGAAGGATAAATATTCAAACGCTTACCCAATGGGGCTTTATGCTTTGAATAACCAGGGTGATACTTGGAACCTGGCTTACCTGAGGATGTTCGGCAACAAGTTCTTCGATGACAAAGCGAACATTGTTCTAGATGATGCGAATGGCGCTAAGGCTGCCAACTGGCTGAAAAAGATTTACGATGAAAAACTGACCAACCCGGGTGCGGAATCCGTTTCATCCAACGATGTAAACGCGATGTTCCAGAACCAGCAAGTTGCTGTCAGCTTTACAAACTCTGTTCTTTACAAAAACGCACTTGCCGATATGGAAGCTGGCAAAGCGCCTAAGTTCGATGCAAGGCTTGCCAACATCCCGTCTGAAAGCGGAGATCCGCTGACATTCACTTATGTCACCGGTGCAAGCGTATTCAACACTGGCGATGACACAAAAATCAAGATCAGTAAAGATTTCGTCAAGTTCTTCTCTACTGATCCTGAGCTTGTAAAAGCCTCGAAAAACGGGGTGCCTGTGAGGACTTCGGTTGTTGACGAATTCAAGGCCGACAATCCGCTGTTCGAAGCGTATGACAAAAACGCGCAATACATGTTCAACTTCACTGGCAGCGTTCCAGGCTACGGCGAGTTGAGACAAGTTCTGTATCCTGAACTTCAGGCTCTGTACACTGGTGAAAAGACAGGCGAGCAGGTCGTGAAGGACTACCAGAAAAAAGGCAACGAAGTTATTAAAAACGCAAAAGAAAGCTCAGTCATTTTCAATAAGTAA
- a CDS encoding carbohydrate ABC transporter permease, whose protein sequence is MNINQKSLKENLTGYMFIAPQLLLFLVFVVYPIIEGIRLSLYRINYQQETFIGFENYSRLFANPVFMKSTINTVIFVVFIVALTVAFALFVSASIFDKNAKYVSFIRGSYYIPVMVSMVVMSMVWSFLLNPANGLIAYAARQLEITSVNFLGDKDLVLPVIIFITFATNVGQAIILYIASMIGVPKDVFEAAEVDGANRLQVIFKILIPMVKPTTIYIIIMNIIAVLKIFVVIQLLTGGGPNNASTTLMYFLYNNAFKYNQLGIASAVGVIMFLITLVLSIPQLRAMFKKD, encoded by the coding sequence ATGAACATCAACCAGAAGTCTCTAAAAGAAAACCTGACGGGCTACATGTTTATCGCTCCGCAGCTGCTTCTGTTCCTCGTATTTGTTGTGTACCCGATCATTGAAGGCATACGCTTAAGTCTTTATAGAATCAATTATCAGCAAGAAACCTTTATCGGTTTTGAAAACTACAGCCGCTTATTCGCAAATCCTGTATTTATGAAATCCACCATCAACACTGTTATCTTTGTCGTGTTCATCGTGGCGTTAACAGTCGCATTCGCCCTCTTCGTTTCTGCATCAATTTTCGATAAAAATGCAAAATACGTGTCCTTCATTAGAGGCAGTTATTATATACCAGTTATGGTTTCAATGGTCGTCATGAGTATGGTCTGGAGTTTCTTGCTCAATCCGGCCAACGGGCTGATTGCCTACGCGGCCAGGCAGCTCGAAATCACCTCGGTGAATTTTCTCGGCGATAAGGACTTGGTTCTGCCGGTGATCATTTTCATTACGTTCGCGACGAACGTCGGCCAGGCGATTATCCTGTACATTGCTTCGATGATCGGCGTGCCGAAGGATGTGTTCGAAGCAGCGGAAGTCGACGGCGCCAACAGGCTTCAGGTCATTTTCAAAATCCTCATCCCGATGGTGAAGCCGACAACGATTTACATCATTATCATGAATATCATCGCCGTATTGAAAATCTTCGTCGTCATTCAGCTTTTGACAGGCGGCGGACCTAACAACGCTTCAACGACACTCATGTACTTCCTGTACAACAATGCATTCAAATATAACCAGCTCGGCATTGCCTCTGCTGTCGGAGTAATCATGTTCCTGATTACGCTTGTCCTTTCAATTCCGCAGCTGCGCGCAATGTTCAAGAAAGACTAG
- a CDS encoding carbohydrate ABC transporter permease, with protein MFGNKPKNQKKKEKIDIFFNVFVIFFAILNLFPLYWLFTSSLKNSSDVVKMPPDWWPKTFTFNNYVDVFNNQPALKWAYNSIAVSLISTLALIIVSCLAAYAFSKLKFKGKNIIFIIFISSLMVPKEVMIVPLFRLIQDLGMVNTLSGMIWPNVATAFGVFMLKGFFDTIPDSLRESAKIDGASEFTVFFKIMLPMVKPGIGALFILNFVQVWNDYLWQLVVGQSENSKTLMVGIATLMQELNPNFAYKMAGATVAAVPMLIIFIFFQRYFTAGISIGAVKE; from the coding sequence ATGTTCGGAAACAAACCGAAGAATCAGAAGAAGAAGGAAAAAATTGATATTTTCTTTAACGTGTTTGTCATTTTCTTCGCCATCCTGAATTTGTTCCCGCTTTACTGGTTATTTACCAGTTCGCTGAAGAACAGTTCGGATGTTGTGAAAATGCCGCCCGACTGGTGGCCGAAAACGTTCACGTTCAACAACTATGTGGACGTCTTCAACAATCAGCCGGCACTCAAGTGGGCTTATAATAGCATCGCAGTGTCCCTAATCTCGACACTGGCATTAATCATTGTCAGCTGCCTGGCTGCCTATGCTTTTTCCAAATTAAAGTTCAAAGGCAAAAACATTATTTTCATCATTTTCATCTCGAGCCTGATGGTGCCGAAAGAAGTCATGATTGTTCCGCTGTTCAGGCTGATCCAAGACCTTGGTATGGTGAACACACTGAGCGGCATGATCTGGCCAAACGTTGCAACAGCCTTCGGGGTGTTCATGTTGAAAGGCTTCTTTGATACAATTCCTGATTCCCTGCGCGAGTCGGCGAAAATTGACGGCGCCAGCGAATTTACGGTCTTTTTCAAAATTATGCTTCCAATGGTTAAACCGGGGATTGGCGCTTTGTTCATCCTTAACTTCGTCCAGGTGTGGAATGATTATCTCTGGCAGCTTGTTGTCGGCCAGAGTGAAAACTCGAAAACACTGATGGTCGGGATTGCGACTCTCATGCAGGAACTGAACCCGAACTTCGCCTACAAAATGGCGGGCGCAACCGTTGCAGCCGTACCTATGCTGATTATCTTCATCTTCTTCCAGAGATATTTCACAGCGGGTATTTCGATCGGCGCAGTTAAGGAATAA
- a CDS encoding N-acetylmannosamine-6-phosphate 2-epimerase, which translates to MSNKEEIFARVKGNLIVSCQALPEEPLHSPFIMGRMAYAAKLGGAEGIRANGVEDIKEIKKTVDLPIIGIIKKDYEGSDVFITPTMDEIDELCEEGVDIIALDATKRIRPDGKTISEIFPVIREKYQDQLFMADCSTYEEAAEAYRLGFDCLGTTLSGYTSYTAGKELPDFDMLGKIAADFPIPVIAEGGIWTPEQLKKVFTLGVHTAVVGTAITRPMEITKRFVRAIAD; encoded by the coding sequence ATGAGTAATAAAGAAGAAATTTTTGCCCGGGTAAAGGGTAACCTGATCGTTTCCTGCCAAGCTTTGCCGGAAGAGCCGCTTCACAGTCCATTTATTATGGGGCGGATGGCATATGCGGCGAAACTCGGTGGTGCGGAAGGAATCCGGGCCAATGGAGTCGAAGATATTAAAGAGATTAAGAAAACTGTCGATTTGCCGATTATTGGTATAATAAAGAAAGATTATGAAGGATCGGACGTATTCATAACGCCAACAATGGATGAAATCGACGAGCTTTGTGAAGAAGGCGTCGACATCATCGCCCTTGATGCGACAAAACGGATCCGTCCGGACGGGAAGACAATAAGCGAGATTTTCCCTGTCATTCGGGAAAAGTATCAAGACCAGCTTTTTATGGCCGATTGCTCGACGTATGAGGAAGCGGCTGAAGCGTACCGGCTTGGTTTTGATTGCCTTGGAACGACGTTGAGCGGTTATACTTCCTATACAGCGGGAAAAGAACTGCCTGACTTTGATATGCTAGGTAAAATCGCGGCCGATTTCCCTATTCCGGTGATTGCGGAAGGCGGTATCTGGACACCTGAACAACTGAAAAAAGTTTTTACCCTTGGCGTCCATACCGCAGTTGTGGGAACCGCCATTACCAGACCGATGGAAATCACGAAGAGATTCGTACGGGCAATTGCTGATTAA
- a CDS encoding ROK family protein, whose amino-acid sequence MKILTADIGGTSIKVGLCHQDGTIEQFQEFSTKWANGELKLVDKVIEILSAYSGFDAIGISTAGQVDSEAGVITYANENIPGYTGTRLKEILQKEFDVPVKVENDVNAAALGELHFGAAKGFKDFLCLTYGTGIGGAIVLESQLYKGHTGSAAEFGHIITHPLGNKCACGGLGCYETYASTTALVNMAKRIDKDCINGKIIIEKLNQGNANLEKTIHDWVFEIALGLVSLVHVFNPPAILLGGGIMEQEVLVDMVSAKVHELIMESFSDLKIMKAELGNKAGLLGAASLHL is encoded by the coding sequence ATGAAAATTTTAACTGCCGATATAGGCGGCACTTCGATTAAAGTCGGCCTATGCCATCAGGACGGCACGATTGAGCAATTCCAGGAATTCAGTACGAAGTGGGCGAACGGCGAACTAAAGCTCGTTGATAAAGTAATCGAGATTCTTTCCGCATACAGCGGATTTGACGCCATAGGCATCAGCACGGCAGGACAGGTGGACAGCGAGGCGGGCGTCATCACCTATGCGAATGAAAACATTCCCGGCTATACCGGAACAAGGCTGAAGGAAATTTTGCAAAAGGAATTCGATGTGCCTGTCAAGGTGGAAAACGACGTGAACGCAGCTGCGCTTGGAGAGCTGCATTTCGGAGCGGCGAAGGGGTTCAAGGATTTTCTTTGCCTGACATATGGAACCGGAATTGGCGGCGCAATCGTCCTCGAATCACAGCTTTATAAAGGCCATACCGGCAGCGCGGCCGAATTCGGGCATATTATCACCCATCCACTCGGCAACAAATGTGCTTGCGGAGGGCTTGGCTGCTACGAAACGTACGCATCGACGACCGCCCTCGTCAATATGGCAAAAAGAATTGACAAAGATTGTATTAATGGGAAAATAATTATTGAGAAGCTTAACCAAGGAAATGCAAATTTGGAAAAAACTATTCACGATTGGGTTTTTGAAATCGCTCTCGGCCTTGTTTCACTGGTCCATGTATTCAATCCTCCGGCAATCTTGCTCGGCGGCGGTATCATGGAGCAGGAAGTGCTGGTCGACATGGTTTCGGCCAAGGTCCATGAATTGATTATGGAAAGCTTCTCCGATCTGAAGATAATGAAAGCTGAGCTTGGGAATAAAGCTGGATTGCTTGGTGCAGCATCCCTTCATTTATAA
- a CDS encoding MurR/RpiR family transcriptional regulator: MNGQDIFSLIHSRYQKFTNTEKKVADYILEHTKDVIFMSITDLADACNVGESSIFRFCKTMNLKGYQEFKILMAHSISPDDEAPQLSGKITMEDTIEELSSKILTSNVSALTETFNLISKEDISTAVDCMMDADKIHFFGVGSSLMTALEAKNKFMRITNKAECSLDSHLQIMSAALMSEKDVAVLISYSGSTKDTIEVAKVARDAGAKIIAITRFAKSPLTNYSDITLLCGANEGPLQGGSLTAKISQLYLLDLLYFEYFKRTYNQSAANKELTAKAVIEKML; encoded by the coding sequence ATGAACGGCCAGGATATTTTTTCATTAATACATTCCCGTTATCAAAAATTTACGAACACCGAGAAAAAGGTCGCCGATTACATCCTTGAACATACGAAGGACGTCATTTTCATGTCGATAACCGATTTGGCGGACGCCTGCAATGTTGGCGAATCTAGCATCTTCCGTTTTTGTAAAACAATGAACCTAAAAGGCTACCAGGAATTTAAGATCCTTATGGCGCACAGCATCTCGCCCGATGACGAAGCTCCGCAGCTGTCCGGGAAAATTACGATGGAAGATACAATCGAGGAGCTTTCTTCAAAAATTCTTACATCCAATGTGAGTGCTTTGACAGAAACATTTAACCTGATTTCAAAAGAGGATATCTCTACTGCCGTTGACTGCATGATGGACGCTGACAAAATTCATTTTTTCGGTGTCGGCTCATCACTAATGACCGCACTTGAGGCAAAAAATAAATTCATGCGGATTACCAACAAAGCGGAGTGCTCCCTCGATTCCCATCTGCAAATCATGTCGGCGGCACTGATGTCGGAAAAAGATGTTGCCGTCCTTATTTCCTACTCAGGCTCGACAAAGGACACCATTGAGGTCGCGAAAGTAGCAAGGGACGCCGGGGCAAAAATCATCGCCATCACCCGTTTTGCCAAATCGCCGTTAACAAATTATTCTGATATCACCTTATTGTGTGGAGCTAACGAAGGCCCCCTCCAAGGAGGCAGCCTCACCGCAAAAATTTCGCAACTCTATTTACTTGACCTTCTTTACTTCGAATACTTTAAACGCACTTACAACCAATCTGCCGCCAACAAAGAACTCACCGCTAAAGCCGTCATCGAAAAAATGCTCTAG
- a CDS encoding alpha/beta-type small acid-soluble spore protein, producing the protein MARNKLLVPGSGNALDQMKEEIANEFGVQLGADTTARANGSVGGEMTKRLVALGEQAMRNRQGQQ; encoded by the coding sequence ATGGCTAGAAACAAACTGTTGGTTCCCGGTTCAGGCAACGCTTTGGATCAGATGAAAGAGGAAATCGCCAATGAGTTTGGAGTACAACTTGGTGCAGACACAACCGCACGTGCGAATGGTTCTGTCGGGGGCGAGATGACGAAACGCCTCGTTGCCCTCGGCGAACAGGCTATGCGAAACCGTCAAGGACAACAATAG
- a CDS encoding cell wall hydrolase: MNRFIKLVIAAGLIFSMSAFTMAGTTEAATTHKVKSGETYYKIAIQHGVPVKTLMSANNAKSPALNAGRNLTIPNSTVTAAEKDLMARLVRAEAVGEPYAGKVAVATVILNRVASKDFPNSVKGVVNQVSNGHYAFTPVQNGQINKPADAASKRAVNEALAFKGQGKGSLFFYNPKTAVSKWIFSRQTTVTIGNHRFAK; this comes from the coding sequence ATGAATAGATTTATAAAACTAGTAATTGCAGCTGGTTTAATCTTTTCTATGTCAGCGTTTACGATGGCAGGCACGACAGAAGCTGCCACAACACACAAAGTAAAATCAGGTGAAACTTATTACAAAATTGCAATCCAGCATGGCGTTCCCGTAAAAACACTCATGAGCGCGAACAATGCAAAAAGCCCGGCTTTAAACGCAGGAAGGAATTTAACGATTCCGAATTCTACTGTTACCGCAGCTGAAAAGGACTTAATGGCGCGTCTCGTCCGCGCTGAAGCAGTCGGTGAACCATACGCGGGTAAAGTTGCCGTTGCGACCGTCATTCTAAACCGTGTCGCCAGCAAAGATTTCCCGAACTCTGTAAAAGGCGTTGTTAATCAGGTCTCCAATGGCCACTATGCTTTTACTCCGGTCCAAAATGGCCAAATTAACAAGCCGGCGGACGCTGCATCAAAGCGCGCAGTGAACGAAGCACTCGCTTTTAAAGGCCAAGGCAAAGGAAGCCTGTTCTTCTACAACCCGAAAACTGCCGTAAGTAAATGGATCTTTTCACGTCAAACTACCGTCACAATCGGCAACCATCGCTTTGCAAAATAA
- a CDS encoding excalibur calcium-binding domain-containing protein encodes MKKVLSVIISAGLAIGLSFGVADKADAAAKVYKNCTELNKVYKGGVAKSSTTKNKGGKTKYKPFVSKALYDANKSKDRDKDGIACER; translated from the coding sequence ATGAAAAAGGTTCTTTCCGTCATCATCTCAGCTGGACTAGCCATAGGATTATCATTCGGGGTTGCCGACAAAGCGGACGCAGCTGCCAAAGTCTATAAAAACTGTACTGAATTAAACAAGGTTTATAAGGGTGGCGTGGCCAAGTCTTCTACAACAAAAAATAAAGGTGGAAAGACGAAGTATAAGCCATTTGTTTCCAAAGCCCTTTATGATGCTAATAAAAGCAAAGACCGCGATAAAGACGGTATTGCTTGCGAAAGATAA
- a CDS encoding YjjG family noncanonical pyrimidine nucleotidase, with protein sequence MQKYKTLLFDVDDTLLDFGATEKLALKLLLEEQGIKVTEEIEALYKKINSRLWISFEEGNVSRDEVVNSRFAELFGELGREGDGPELEASYRAYLDEGHDMLEGALELITNLHTRFDLYIVTNGVSRTQYRRLTDSRLLPYFKGIFVSQDTGYQKPMKEFFDFVFSKIPGITAEETLIIGDSLTSDIKGGNLAGIDTCWFNPALKPNRTAIAPTYEINHLAELYEILGVELP encoded by the coding sequence TTGCAAAAATACAAAACGTTATTGTTTGATGTCGATGATACTTTGCTGGATTTCGGCGCTACCGAAAAACTTGCCTTAAAGCTGCTGCTTGAGGAACAGGGGATAAAGGTGACAGAAGAAATTGAGGCGCTGTACAAAAAGATAAACAGCCGTCTTTGGATTTCCTTTGAAGAGGGGAACGTAAGCCGTGATGAAGTCGTGAATTCCCGTTTCGCTGAGCTGTTCGGCGAACTTGGCAGGGAAGGGGACGGGCCGGAACTTGAAGCGAGCTACCGCGCTTATTTGGACGAAGGCCACGATATGCTCGAAGGCGCACTTGAACTGATTACCAATCTCCATACTAGGTTTGATCTATATATCGTTACAAACGGGGTGTCCCGGACGCAATACCGGAGGCTGACAGATTCGAGACTTTTACCGTATTTTAAAGGGATATTCGTTTCTCAGGATACCGGCTACCAGAAGCCGATGAAGGAGTTTTTCGACTTTGTGTTTTCGAAGATTCCCGGCATTACCGCGGAGGAAACGCTGATTATCGGAGATTCGTTAACCTCGGACATTAAGGGCGGCAACCTTGCTGGCATTGATACTTGCTGGTTCAACCCAGCCCTGAAGCCGAATCGGACGGCAATCGCACCAACCTATGAAATCAATCATCTTGCAGAGTTATATGAAATTTTGGGCGTGGAATTGCCGTAA
- a CDS encoding DMT family transporter, translating into MRAKGLAMIVAGAMLWGTTGPIMEWMLKETGMGVPFMLTIRMIVAGVCLLAALVVTRKPIFSIWKNRYWAKQLVIYSIFGMLGVQYTFVAAIHASNAVMATLMQFSAPIFIIIFVSVKARKFPPAYQIVGILGTLTGLFLLLTNGSFTNLLVSREALIWGLLVGLTFTFYTLFPIRLMNEWGVLNVVGWGMLLAGIILSIASRVWLSDDWGIFAAPIMVGMMAILIVFGTLAFVLFLGSLKYITPVENSVLSSIEPLTAMIVSVLWLGVMLHGIQMLGAALMLIFVIRLSLKK; encoded by the coding sequence ATGCGTGCAAAAGGGCTTGCCATGATTGTGGCGGGGGCGATGTTATGGGGAACTACTGGTCCGATTATGGAATGGATGCTAAAGGAAACGGGAATGGGTGTCCCGTTTATGTTGACAATCCGGATGATTGTTGCCGGGGTATGTTTATTGGCAGCACTAGTTGTCACGAGGAAGCCTATCTTTTCGATATGGAAAAATCGCTATTGGGCAAAACAATTGGTCATCTACAGTATTTTCGGGATGCTCGGCGTCCAATACACATTTGTCGCCGCCATTCATGCGAGTAATGCCGTGATGGCAACATTGATGCAATTCTCGGCACCAATATTCATTATTATATTCGTTTCAGTGAAAGCGAGGAAATTTCCGCCTGCCTATCAAATCGTTGGGATACTTGGCACGTTGACGGGCCTGTTCCTCCTTTTGACAAACGGTTCCTTCACGAATCTTTTAGTCAGCAGAGAGGCGTTGATCTGGGGGCTGCTCGTCGGCCTGACGTTCACCTTTTATACGCTGTTTCCGATTCGGCTTATGAACGAATGGGGCGTCCTGAATGTTGTCGGCTGGGGCATGCTGTTGGCCGGAATTATCCTCTCCATCGCCAGCAGGGTATGGCTATCCGATGACTGGGGGATTTTCGCAGCCCCGATAATGGTCGGAATGATGGCGATACTAATTGTTTTCGGGACATTGGCGTTTGTCCTGTTCCTCGGCAGCCTGAAGTATATTACGCCAGTTGAAAACAGCGTGCTATCAAGCATTGAACCTTTGACCGCAATGATTGTTTCCGTTTTGTGGCTTGGCGTCATGCTTCACGGGATCCAAATGCTCGGTGCGGCGCTGATGCTCATCTTTGTCATCCGCTTATCATTGAAAAAGTAA
- a CDS encoding ankyrin repeat domain-containing protein, translated as MMKWLLWIAVCMIVLPGCSLEKNGRPAETTKENAGMNTDLNGGLPRAAEHGDLDEIKRLISDGADLNAQDSEGRTAVMIATYNNDVEAAKLLIEAGADVNIRDNMKNNPFLYAGAEGYIDILKLTIVAGADPHITNRYGGVAIIPASEHGYVDVVKLLLTETDINVNHINNLGWTALIEAIILNNGGKKQQETIKLLIEHGADVNIPDGDGVTPLEHARIKGFKEIEDILVAAGAR; from the coding sequence CTGATGAAATGGCTATTATGGATAGCAGTTTGTATGATTGTGCTGCCTGGATGCAGTTTAGAGAAAAATGGCCGTCCGGCCGAAACGACAAAGGAGAATGCTGGAATGAACACTGATTTAAATGGAGGGCTGCCACGGGCGGCTGAGCATGGTGATTTGGATGAAATAAAAAGATTGATTTCCGATGGCGCCGATCTTAACGCCCAGGATTCGGAGGGCAGGACTGCCGTCATGATTGCTACCTATAACAACGATGTAGAAGCAGCAAAGCTGTTAATTGAAGCGGGCGCGGATGTGAATATTCGTGACAATATGAAAAACAACCCTTTCCTGTATGCTGGTGCGGAGGGGTATATCGACATTCTGAAACTGACAATTGTGGCAGGCGCAGACCCGCATATCACGAACCGTTATGGGGGAGTTGCGATTATTCCTGCGTCTGAACACGGCTATGTCGATGTCGTGAAGCTGCTTTTGACCGAGACGGACATTAATGTAAACCATATAAACAATCTCGGCTGGACGGCGCTGATTGAAGCGATTATTTTGAACAATGGCGGCAAGAAGCAGCAGGAGACGATCAAGCTGCTCATTGAACACGGTGCCGATGTGAATATTCCAGATGGTGACGGTGTAACACCGCTTGAGCATGCGCGAATAAAAGGATTTAAAGAAATCGAGGACATCCTGGTTGCAGCGGGAGCGAGATAA